The Agromyces sp. LHK192 genome includes a window with the following:
- a CDS encoding IPT/TIG domain-containing protein encodes MPHHLDRRRYRALTGRAALLAAAALAASGLVASLAAPAHAETDAAPAEPAAIDTLDYLADTYGIEDAVIETVTFERFEFLLQQEGRFAFLIGGPDDPTTVETIGTIDEVAKAAGVDAVYTFNPKLDGDRLDIRTTANADVAPLWTRLVTEYLSKDVQTPFDGTDDPYLFVYDRSHTADGGAEDRIVSALTAPVASGALADPTARDAYRTSVAAVLGSGDDLDAIDQFTFYRDVVNAKHASAYGGLTEYGGSTILDEADADWRVQGITYPELVDLFESDGDHVLLLGGTWCHNTRAVLKHANEDAVANGVETVYFFDLRLDGASGNDLHIRDTGSEFADFYGDLVTEFLPQLKTQYVTNGSPGQRVDFYPGGDTTQPLATAQKLQVPFLIEYDGDREVGGEPAPVARQWIHDNGDGTYREYMTEWWYVIDQPGRYASRPDPVALEAQLVFADEAISALDEFFAGLPRAGGGVEPTDPPVDPTDPPVDPTDPPVDPTTVKGSVAVTGSLRPGGTITVAGSGLAAGTPGFAVELHSEPQSLGTVATDASGAFSLTATIPAGTPAGAHRVVVLIGGVEVASADVTVASASATSGSNASSTSAGSGLASTGAGFTGPLLGAAAALVAAAGIALAVVRLRTRTRSES; translated from the coding sequence GTGCCACACCACCTCGACCGACGCCGATACCGAGCCCTGACCGGGCGGGCGGCGCTCCTCGCCGCGGCCGCGCTCGCCGCATCAGGCCTCGTCGCGTCGCTCGCCGCTCCCGCCCACGCCGAGACGGATGCCGCTCCGGCCGAGCCGGCAGCGATCGACACGCTCGACTACCTCGCGGACACGTACGGCATCGAGGACGCCGTCATCGAGACCGTCACGTTCGAGCGCTTCGAGTTCCTGCTGCAGCAGGAGGGCCGCTTCGCGTTCCTCATCGGCGGGCCCGACGACCCCACCACGGTCGAGACCATCGGCACGATCGACGAGGTCGCGAAGGCCGCAGGGGTCGACGCGGTCTACACCTTCAACCCGAAGCTCGACGGCGACCGCCTCGACATCCGCACCACGGCCAACGCCGACGTCGCCCCACTCTGGACGCGCCTCGTCACCGAGTACCTGTCGAAGGACGTGCAGACGCCGTTCGACGGCACCGACGACCCGTACCTCTTCGTGTACGACAGGTCGCACACCGCCGACGGCGGCGCCGAGGACCGCATCGTCTCGGCGCTCACGGCGCCCGTGGCATCCGGCGCGCTCGCCGACCCGACCGCGCGCGACGCGTACCGAACCTCGGTCGCCGCCGTGCTCGGCTCGGGCGACGACCTCGACGCGATCGACCAGTTCACGTTCTACCGCGACGTCGTCAACGCCAAGCACGCGAGCGCCTACGGCGGGCTGACCGAGTACGGCGGATCGACGATCCTCGACGAGGCCGACGCCGACTGGAGGGTGCAGGGCATCACGTATCCCGAACTCGTCGACCTGTTCGAGAGCGACGGCGACCACGTGCTGCTGCTCGGCGGCACCTGGTGCCACAACACGCGCGCCGTGCTGAAGCACGCCAACGAGGACGCCGTCGCGAACGGCGTCGAGACGGTGTACTTCTTCGACCTGCGACTCGACGGCGCGTCGGGCAACGACCTGCACATCCGCGACACCGGCTCGGAATTCGCCGACTTCTACGGCGACCTCGTCACCGAGTTCCTGCCGCAGCTGAAGACCCAGTACGTGACCAACGGCTCGCCCGGCCAGCGCGTCGACTTCTACCCGGGCGGTGACACGACGCAGCCGCTCGCGACCGCGCAGAAGCTGCAAGTGCCGTTCCTCATCGAGTACGACGGCGACCGCGAGGTCGGCGGCGAGCCCGCCCCCGTCGCCCGCCAGTGGATCCACGACAACGGCGACGGCACGTACCGCGAGTACATGACCGAGTGGTGGTACGTCATCGACCAGCCGGGCCGCTACGCGTCGCGCCCCGACCCGGTCGCCCTCGAGGCGCAGCTCGTGTTCGCCGACGAGGCGATCTCGGCGCTCGACGAGTTCTTCGCCGGGCTGCCCCGCGCCGGCGGCGGCGTCGAGCCGACCGACCCGCCGGTCGACCCGACCGACCCGCCCGTCGACCCCACCGACCCGCCGGTCGACCCGACGACGGTGAAGGGCTCGGTCGCCGTGACCGGGTCGCTCCGTCCCGGCGGAACGATCACCGTCGCCGGCTCCGGCCTCGCGGCCGGTACGCCCGGCTTCGCGGTCGAGCTGCACTCGGAGCCGCAGTCGCTCGGCACTGTCGCGACCGACGCGTCGGGCGCGTTCAGCCTGACCGCGACGATCCCGGCCGGTACGCCCGCGGGCGCACACCGAGTCGTCGTGCTCATCGGCGGCGTCGAGGTCGCGAGCGCTGACGTCACGGTCGCGTCGGCGAGCGCGACGAGCGGTTCGAACGCCTCGAGCACGTCGGCGGGCTCCGGCCTCGCGTCAACCGGCGCCGGCTTCACCGGCCCGCTCCTCGGGGCAGCCGCGGCGCTCGTCGCCGCAGCCGGCATCGCGCTGGCCGTCGTGCGCCTCCGCACCCGGACGCGCAGCGAGTCGTAG
- a CDS encoding M23 family metallopeptidase: protein MTRGSRPGIAPGGAGERDGEPVVVDFPLRGEGWMAVTTPAHGVPSHGTDMLGQRYAYDFVRVDGRPGVHVSPANGFRAVVVGERARDCYAWGQPVHAPFDAVVVEASDGVAEREWVRPVGEIVRMVRNAATFTPDRLGEILGNHVILRATAASLAPGRGGAVFAALVHLTTGSVAVATGDRVRIGDALGRVGHTGNSTSPHLHFQLMDAVDPMAARGLPCAFRAYEVERDGEWMPVRAGVPGRRERIRSTG from the coding sequence GTGACCCGCGGCTCCCGCCCGGGCATCGCGCCCGGCGGCGCCGGTGAGCGCGACGGCGAGCCCGTCGTGGTCGACTTCCCGCTCCGCGGCGAGGGCTGGATGGCGGTCACCACGCCCGCGCACGGCGTGCCGAGCCACGGCACCGACATGCTCGGGCAGCGGTACGCGTACGACTTCGTGCGCGTCGACGGCAGGCCGGGTGTGCACGTGTCGCCGGCGAACGGGTTCCGAGCCGTCGTCGTCGGCGAGCGGGCGCGCGACTGCTACGCCTGGGGGCAGCCGGTGCACGCGCCGTTCGACGCGGTCGTCGTCGAGGCATCCGACGGGGTCGCGGAGCGCGAGTGGGTGCGCCCGGTCGGCGAGATCGTGCGCATGGTGCGCAACGCGGCCACCTTCACGCCCGACCGGTTGGGTGAGATCCTCGGCAACCACGTGATCCTGCGGGCGACGGCTGCCTCGCTCGCGCCAGGCCGCGGCGGCGCCGTGTTCGCCGCGCTCGTGCACCTGACCACCGGCTCGGTCGCCGTCGCGACCGGCGACCGCGTGCGCATCGGCGACGCGCTCGGCCGGGTCGGGCACACCGGCAACTCGACGTCGCCGCACCTGCACTTCCAGCTCATGGACGCGGTCGACCCGATGGCGGCACGCGGCCTGCCGTGCGCGTTCCGGGCGTACGAGGTCGAACGCGACGGCGAGTGGATGCCCGTACGCGCGGGTGTGCCCGGACGCCGCGAGCGCATCCGGAGCACGGGGTGA
- a CDS encoding dihydrofolate reductase family protein encodes MRTLIVTEFITLDGVIDSPGGGDHPRAGWTFKEVPFVEAAYAIKGSEQLEAEAMLIGRQSYDEFAPVWPKMVEDFAEYNAMPKYVVSTTLIDPEWAGTTVLRSLDEVAELKQGDGGPIIVHGSATLAKGLAAAGLVDRYHLLQFPVTLGEGKRLFDGNEQGTLKLVEHEAYENGVVKLVFDVEH; translated from the coding sequence ATGCGTACCCTCATCGTCACCGAGTTCATCACCCTCGACGGAGTCATCGACTCCCCCGGCGGCGGCGACCACCCCCGCGCCGGCTGGACGTTCAAGGAGGTCCCCTTCGTCGAGGCCGCGTACGCGATCAAGGGCAGCGAGCAGCTCGAGGCCGAGGCGATGCTCATCGGCCGGCAGAGCTACGACGAGTTCGCGCCGGTCTGGCCGAAGATGGTCGAGGACTTCGCCGAGTACAACGCGATGCCGAAGTACGTGGTGTCGACGACGCTCATCGACCCGGAGTGGGCCGGCACCACCGTGCTGCGCAGCCTCGACGAGGTCGCCGAGCTGAAGCAGGGCGACGGCGGCCCGATCATCGTGCACGGCAGTGCGACGCTCGCGAAGGGGCTCGCGGCCGCTGGTCTGGTCGACCGGTATCACCTGCTGCAGTTCCCCGTGACGCTCGGCGAGGGCAAGCGCCTCTTCGACGGCAACGAGCAGGGCACGCTCAAGCTCGTCGAGCACGAGGCCTACGAGAACGGCGTCGTGAAGCTCGTCTTCGACGTCGAGCACTGA